One Polaribacter sp. SA4-12 genomic window carries:
- a CDS encoding M48 family metallopeptidase, whose amino-acid sequence MNPTILFYIIIAILIINFIVDKILDTLNEKHFDDEIPEKLKDVYDADEYKKSQAYKKTSAKFSNITSFVTTILTLIFFLADGFKYLDNFARTYTDNPILVALIFFGVIILGSEIVSTPLSYYSTFVIEEKFGFNKSTKKIFWLDKIKGLFISVLLGLGILSLVIWFYQLTGKNFWIYAWISVAVFSLFINMFHAKLIVPLFNKQSPLEDGELKSAIEKYAKNVGFTINNIFVIDGSKRSTKANAYFSGFGSQKRITLYDTLINDLDTDEIVAVLAHEVGHYKRKHIIFNLISSILLTGLTLFILSLFVNSPVLSEALGVSIPSFHIGLIAFGILYSPISEVTGLFMNYMSRKFEYQADNYAKETFEGKALITSLKNLSKNSLSNLTPHPAYVFAHYSHPTLLERIKNLEK is encoded by the coding sequence ATGAACCCAACAATTCTATTCTACATAATTATCGCAATTTTAATCATCAATTTTATTGTTGATAAAATTTTAGACACATTAAACGAAAAACATTTTGATGATGAAATACCTGAGAAACTAAAGGATGTTTACGATGCAGATGAATACAAAAAATCTCAAGCCTACAAAAAAACAAGCGCAAAATTTTCGAATATAACATCATTTGTAACAACCATTTTAACGTTGATTTTCTTTTTAGCTGATGGATTTAAATACTTAGATAATTTTGCAAGAACGTATACTGATAATCCTATTCTAGTCGCTTTAATTTTCTTTGGAGTAATTATTTTGGGTTCAGAAATTGTGTCTACTCCTCTCTCCTATTACAGCACATTTGTAATAGAAGAAAAATTTGGTTTTAATAAATCAACAAAAAAAATATTTTGGTTAGATAAAATTAAAGGATTGTTTATAAGTGTTTTATTAGGTCTTGGAATTTTATCATTAGTTATTTGGTTTTATCAATTAACAGGTAAAAATTTCTGGATTTATGCTTGGATATCCGTTGCTGTATTTTCTTTATTCATCAATATGTTTCATGCAAAATTGATTGTTCCTTTGTTTAATAAACAGAGTCCTTTAGAAGATGGAGAATTAAAATCTGCTATAGAAAAATATGCAAAAAATGTTGGTTTTACAATCAACAATATTTTTGTGATTGATGGTTCTAAACGTTCTACAAAAGCAAATGCGTATTTCTCTGGCTTTGGTTCTCAGAAAAGAATTACTCTATATGATACATTAATAAATGATTTAGATACTGATGAAATTGTAGCTGTTTTAGCACACGAAGTTGGTCATTATAAAAGAAAACATATTATTTTTAATCTAATTTCATCAATCTTACTTACAGGATTAACACTGTTTATTTTATCATTATTCGTTAATTCGCCTGTTTTATCAGAAGCTTTAGGTGTTTCTATACCCAGTTTTCATATTGGTTTAATTGCTTTTGGAATTTTATATTCACCAATTTCTGAAGTTACTGGGTTGTTTATGAATTATATGTCTAGAAAATTCGAATATCAAGCAGATAATTATGCTAAAGAAACTTTTGAAGGAAAAGCCTTGATAACATCACTTAAAAACTTATCTAAAAATAGTTTGAGTAATTTAACTCCTCATCCAGCCTATGTTTTCGCCCATTATTCACATCCAACTTTGTTGGAAAGAATTAAGAACTTAGAAAAATAA
- the ppgK gene encoding polyphosphate--glucose phosphotransferase codes for MKVLGIDIGGSGIKAAIVNTKNGQLLSERHRIDTPKPATPKAVAKVVKEMVNHFDWKGTVGCCFPTIIVDGQCKHHGNLSEEWVGVKVDKLFKKECDGNRFYVSNDADLAGVAEISLGAGKGVKGKIFVITLGTGIGSGLFYNGKLIPNVELGRIYHTNGEIIESFAADSARKRENLSLEEWAKRVDIFLNHVKTLHTPKLFIIGGGISKKFDKFKEYLTVDVTVEPAKFGNNAGIIGAAIFAGKKRKK; via the coding sequence ATGAAAGTATTAGGAATTGACATTGGAGGGTCAGGAATTAAAGCTGCAATTGTAAACACAAAAAACGGACAATTACTTTCTGAAAGGCATAGAATTGACACTCCAAAACCAGCAACTCCAAAAGCGGTAGCAAAAGTTGTAAAAGAAATGGTAAATCATTTTGATTGGAAAGGTACTGTTGGTTGTTGTTTTCCTACAATTATTGTTGATGGACAATGTAAACATCATGGTAATTTAAGTGAAGAATGGGTAGGCGTAAAAGTAGATAAACTCTTTAAAAAGGAATGTGATGGAAATCGTTTTTATGTTAGTAATGATGCAGATTTAGCTGGAGTAGCAGAAATAAGTTTAGGTGCTGGTAAAGGTGTAAAAGGAAAAATTTTTGTTATTACTTTAGGTACAGGAATAGGGTCAGGACTTTTTTATAACGGTAAACTAATTCCGAATGTAGAACTAGGTAGAATTTACCATACAAATGGAGAGATTATAGAAAGTTTTGCTGCAGATTCTGCTAGAAAAAGAGAAAACTTATCATTAGAAGAATGGGCAAAAAGAGTAGATATATTCTTAAATCATGTTAAAACATTACATACTCCTAAATTATTTATTATAGGTGGAGGAATCAGTAAAAAGTTTGATAAATTTAAAGAATATTTAACTGTAGATGTTACTGTAGAACCTGCAAAATTCGGAAATAATGCAGGTATTATTGGGGCTGCAATTTTTGCTGGTAAAAAGCGTAAGAAATAA
- a CDS encoding TrmH family RNA methyltransferase, with protein MKEITSIQNSYVKNLLKLQEKARERKKQGLFIIEGKREISLAISSKYEFDTILFYPDLISEDEVLHLFNANVNRIEISKEVYYKLAYRGSTEGIIAITKAKEFSLEDIQFKSKEPLILVAEGVEKPGNIGALLRTADAANVDAVFIANPKSDLYNSNIIRSSVGCVFTNQIATGTSEEIIAFLQKKNIKIYAATLQNSNEYHQENYTEGSAIVVGTEATGLTEVWREAATQNVNIPMQGQIDSMNVSVSAAIILFEAKRQRKFKI; from the coding sequence ATGAAAGAAATTACAAGTATTCAAAATTCGTATGTTAAAAACTTGCTTAAACTGCAAGAAAAGGCAAGAGAAAGAAAAAAACAAGGTTTGTTTATTATTGAAGGAAAACGCGAAATTAGTTTAGCTATTTCTTCTAAATATGAGTTTGATACAATTCTGTTTTATCCTGATTTAATCTCAGAAGATGAAGTTTTACACCTTTTTAATGCAAATGTAAATAGAATAGAAATATCTAAAGAAGTGTATTATAAATTAGCTTACAGAGGTTCTACAGAAGGCATTATTGCTATTACAAAAGCAAAAGAATTCTCTCTAGAAGATATTCAATTTAAATCTAAAGAACCACTAATCTTAGTAGCTGAAGGTGTTGAAAAACCAGGTAATATTGGTGCTTTATTAAGAACTGCAGATGCTGCAAATGTAGATGCTGTTTTTATAGCAAATCCTAAAAGTGATTTGTACAATTCAAATATTATTAGATCTAGTGTTGGTTGTGTTTTTACAAATCAAATTGCTACAGGAACTTCCGAAGAAATAATTGCTTTTTTACAAAAAAAGAATATTAAAATATATGCTGCCACTTTGCAAAATTCTAATGAATATCACCAAGAAAATTATACAGAAGGTTCGGCTATCGTTGTTGGTACAGAAGCTACTGGTTTAACTGAAGTTTGGAGAGAAGCTGCAACCCAAAACGTAAATATCCCCATGCAAGGACAAATAGATTCTATGAATGTTTCTGTTTCTGCTGCTATTATTTTGTTTGAAGCAAAAAGACAAAGAAAATTTAAAATATAA